From the Paraflavitalea soli genome, the window CGTAGTCTGGTGATTATAACTTCTTCTTGCATGGCTAAGCTGAATGGTGGAAGTAATATCATGAACCCGCGCCATTGCGCGGCCTGTATTGGTGATCTGCTCATCACTGATCACACCTACGGGTTTTCCCGCCGCATAGCTAAACAATACGCCGTAACGGGTGCCTTCGGCGGCTTCGAAAGATTGGATCTGCCCGCCTTCCAGGTCCCTGATGGGGTGGGATACAGGGGCGCCCCCTTCCTGCAAGGCATTCAGCAATTCCACTTCTCCTTTTATTTCTTCCAGCGAGCGGTGTGCATCCCGGTATATTTTGAAGATATAGCGTTGTGCCTCACCTTCCAGTTTATACGTATCACTCACGCCCCGCAGCAGGTAGCGACAGATGAGTGGAGAAAATCCATACAGGTTTTCAATGGCTTTTCCCAGGGCAGGGGCCGACAGGGTAGAGTATTGGGTGGGGAAAATGGCCATGATTGATTTTTTGAGTGGGGCGCGAAGCTAAGGGATTTCATTGATATTGGAACAGGATAATATTGGCAAACACCCGGTGAAGCAGCATATAAGAAATGTGGCAGCAATCACTGACATTTATCAATATGAAAACAACATTGCCATCCCTCCTGCTGCTATGTACTTCTTTGGCAGCCGTTACAGGTACAGCGCAGGAGGCGCCTGCTGCCCTCCTAAAAGATTATGAGCAGGCCATGATAGCGCCACCGCCTGCTGCCCTGGCGCTCGATACCTTCTATAAGAAACATGCTGATGCATTTGGTATTCCCATTGTGTCATCGGGCAAAGTGCCCAATGCGGCCCTGCTGATAGGGCGTGATATTGTGAATTATATGCTGGTCAAAAGGCCCGATATACGCGCTGAGTTAATAAAGCGGAAAGCCCGCGTGCTGGTGATGGCGGAAACGGAAATGGAGACAGACCTGCCCGAACGCAGCAACTGGAAGAAACCTGCCCGCGACGACAGGCGGTTAACGCCCGGCGAAAGGGATAATTATGATAAGCCCGGTGGCATTGCCAGTATGAGCGACAGGGAGTATTGGAACAAGCGGGCGCGTGGCATGGGCGGTACGGTAACCTCTTGTGCGGAAGAGAACCTGCTGGGTTATCCCGGTACGCGGTATTATGGGGAGAATATATTGGTGCATGAATTTAGCCACAATATCATGGGCGCTTTGCGCAATGCCGATTCGGCTTTGTTTGCAGAGATCCAACCAGCGTATGAAGCAGCCAAAGCCAAGGGCATGTATAAAGGTCAGTATGCGATCAATACGGTGGCCGAATATTGGGCGGAAGGCACCCAGTGGTGGTTCTGGAGCAACTACGAGTTTTATGATGGCGATACCCGGGTGCAAACGCCGGATGACCTCAAAGCCTATGATCCCGCTTTATACAGTATTCTGGAGCGGGTGTATCCCGGTCACCATAATCCTGCTGATGTGTATTATGGTCGTAATGTGAGACCAGCAAAGCGCAAGTAGATTGGTAAGCTGATTTCATTAGAACAAGTACGTATAAACCAGTGCCACCCGCACATTGCGGGAGGCGCTGGTTTTTTTCATTAAATCATCAGGCTGCCATGCGCAGTTGAACATTGGTATAGGCAATTTGCTGGCGGGGGCCGATTGCTGCCACCCTGAACCAGTATTTCTTACCTGGCTCAAGATCGGTAATGGTGGCTTTGCGCACCGTTGTAAATTGTTGTGTCCATTCGCTGGTGGGTGTCAGCGGGTCGGCTGTATATTCATGAATGTAGGATCGGGCACCTGTGACGCGGTCTACGCTGGAAACTACCTCGCCTTCATTTACACCGTTGCCTACTGAAAAATTGTCGGGCACGCTGATGGGCGGCAGGTTGGCTGCAGGCTTTGCAAGGTCAAAGCCGCTGCTCACGAGGGCCGCCTCACTGCCACCGGATGTAAAGGTTACATAGCCGGCAAGGTCCATCAATGTTTTTTCCAATAAGCTGCGCATAAGGTTTTTGTTAGCTACCTCTGCCTTGTCGCGTGTTAGTGCTTTAGATAGGGCAGTAGCGTAGGCCGTTATATGCGAATTTACAACTGTGAGTGCAGGAACCGGGGTGGTGAAATACGTATTATCGGTCATTGCTGCTACAATAGCCTGGGCTTTTATTTCCAGTTCGGGATCAGACAGTCTTACAAAATCAAGTTTTAAACGCGGTGTTTTCATGATAAAAGATTGATTGGTTTTTTAAATAAAATTGGATTGTATTCGCCACCGGGCGAAACGTGCTACTAAGGGAGGGATTAATCTTTAACTTGTACAAGGTTTAAGATAATAGTACGGAGTGAAATACAGGTGCGCATACGGGATATAGAATAAGTCCTTTCTTATGTATCGGATTGTATAACGGTACCGGTTAAATAAATAGTACGTGGGTAAACGATATTTGTATTTATTTGACAAATGTAGGTTGCCCGTTGCCTTTCTAAAGCAAAAAAGCTTGAAAGCGAAGCCTGTCGCTTTCAAGCTTTCATCGTGCGCTTTAAAAGGGTGGTCGCTCCCTTTTAAGCTTTGTGCCTTCGGCTGCAAGCTTTCGTCACTTCCTTTAAAAGGGATGATGTTCCCTTTCAGGCTTTCATCGATCGCTTGTAAAGGGATATTGTTCCCTTTCAGGCTCTCAGCCTTCCCTTGTAAAGGGATGACGCTCCCTTTCAAGCTTTCATCGCCCGCTTGTAAAGGGAGAGGCGTCCCTTTACAGCTTTTCGCGCTCCCTTTCAAGCTTTTAGTAGCTCTACATTGAATAAAATGATCTCGGTTACATTACGGAGAATGCCCTGCTTATCTATATAATCACGATTGATCAATTTGCCCTCTATGGCAATGTTCTTGCCTTTAACTGCATATTTTTTTACAAGCTCGGCCAAATCACCCCAGGCAATGAGGGTATGCCATTGCATTTCAGTGGTTCTTTTTCCGGCAGTATTCCAATAGGTTACTTTAGAACCGAGAGAAAGACGGGCCCACTTTTTACCTGTGGAGGTAACCCTTGCTTCCGGCTTGCTACCAATTTGGCCAATGAGCTGTACCTTATTTTTGAGCGTGTACATGGTTGCTGAGTTTCTGAATTATTGTACTGAGGTGCCGAAGGTCATTGTCATTTACCACAGGTGGGTGGAGGCCGGGGATCACGATGAGCATGCCATTGAAAGCAATGGTTTTGGCATACCCATTGGGTGCAAGGCCTGCATTTTGCAGCCATGCCCCACGCAGGCTGAGCCAGGGTACTGACCTCCGGGGAGATATTTTGCTTTTGGTAGGCACGCCGTTGAGCTTAATAAAACTTTCGCGCTGTGGAGGAAGGCCTTTTTCGAGCATAAACCTCTGGACCAGTTCCAGTATTTGAGCAGGGCTGTGCATAGGTGCTGCTTCTGCAGGAAGGAGGGTGGCGGTGGCTGCTGCCTGGGAGCAGGCCTCCGGCAATAGCAGTGTTGCTTTTCTTTTTTTTGACATATATGCAAGGATTAAAATGGTAAATGAAGCAGGTTATTGATCAGTTTTCTTATGGGCTATAGTAAAATTGGCCATGAGCGCATGTGCGCCACGATTGCAAAAGAGCATAATATCGCTGCGAGCTTCGCCTGTTGTAAAATTTTCATGGTTGGTGGTGAGCGCACACTCCAGCAGCTCGGTAAAAAAGAAGTAAATATCATCCGGTGAATAATCCTCGGTAAACTGTTTAATTGCTTCGGCAGGCTCAGCCGGATACTTATGGCCCAGGCTAATGCACAGGCCCTCAAAGGCAACGTTCATAGCTTTCAATTTTGTGGTGAAGAAATAGATGGCCTGCTTTCATGGCGGCATGAAAGTGATCTTTGATGCTATGGTAATGAGTGTTGCGAGGCATTCCTGTACACAGAATGCATCAGCTGTGGGGAGTGAGTGATAATTGTATGGAAATGTTAAGCTGAGAGGCGGGCATAAAAATACCATAGCGCGGGCCTCTGCTTACCCGATTTGAGGCCGTAGGAAGCCCTGTACACAGATAAGAGAGAACCCGCGCTATGGTTCGCGGGCTCTTCACTCTTCATCTCGTGTACTGAAATTTCCTACGTTTCAAATCGAGAATCAAAGCGAATAGCTTCAATGCATTTATTGAACTAGTCGCAAAAGTAAAATATTGCTACATTATGGCATAACCGTAATTTGATGTAAATATATATAATTATTTATATAGTGCGGGTATGCACGTCACGTATTTTTTAAAACTTTTTTTACTTAGCTATATAATGAGTAGCCAAGAAAATAGCGCAATTGATCAATATGCAATAGACTTCGTTAAGAAGCTTATGGAAGAAAAAGAGATTGATCGACAAGGTATAGCTGATATCCTCGGTCTTTCTCGTTCGTTTGTTAGGGATGTTGAATTGGGTTATAATAGAGCCAAATACAATCTTCGCCACATCAATGCCCTGGCCGATTACTTTGGCATGTCTCCCCGCGAGTTCCTGCCCGAAAAAGCCTTCCCGGTAGATGGGGTGGAAGAGAGGGTGGTGAAGGCTCCGGTGAAGAAGGCGGCGGCTAAGAAAGCGGCTGTGAAAAAGGTGGCTGCTAAGAAAGTTCCAGCTAAGAAGGCTGGCCGAAATAATAGGTAGATTCCTAAATACAAAATGCCAAATTCTGCAACTTATTGTCTTTTAATGTAATTTGGCCAAATCTATTATCTTTGGCTATACTATGCTTGATTCATTAGCAATAAAGAATTTCCGCAATTTAAAGGACCTTACAATCCCCTCCTTGGGTAAGGTGAATCTGATCACTGGTAAAAACAATACTGGCAAATCAGCCATTTTAGAAGCTATTGCCATTTATGCCTCCAGGGCCGATATGGGAGTAATACTTCAACAGCTTGAAGATAGGGGAGAGTATTATAATGATGGAGAGTCAAAGGGAGATCTTACTGAAATTCTTATACGTTCTTTTTCATCATTGTTCAATAATCGCTTTATAGGGTTTGATTCTAAAGACGCTATTTTAATAGGTCCCATTCAATTTCCACTACTAGAAAATCGTGTTTTTGAAGATATACCGGTTTCCCTCCGATTTAGAAAGTATATTGATGAGAGTAATGCCGATGCTCAGGGTAATGTTATTTTTAGAGGCAGGATACCGGTAGAGGAATACAGTTTGGGTACATTTAAGTCAGATGCAAAAATTGGCCTTGAAATAGCAGTTGGCTTTGAATCATTTATTTTGCCTCTTGATAAAAAGGTCTCCTTGTATAATGTTTCGAGAAACCGAATCTATGAAGGTAATTTTCAGTTTGTAAAAACAGGAAGCTTAGATAGAGAATTTAATGGTCGATTGTTCGATAAAATCACTCTTACTGAAAAAGAGCGGTATGTAATTAATGCGCTTAAATTTATAGAGCCTTTTACGGATAGAATAGCCTTCGTTGAAGAGGTAAAGGGTAAAAGAACTGCGGTTATAAAATTGACTGGTTCAGTGGCTATATTGCCGCTTCGTAGTATGGGTGATGGTATCAATCGCATATTTACTATTATACTTGCAATGGTAAACGCTGAAGGCGGCTATTTATTAATAGATGAATTTGAAAACGGATTACATTATACCGTACAAGAACAACTTTGGAGTATAATTTTCAAGTTAGCCCAGGAATTAAACATTCAGGTATTTGCCACTACACATAGTGAAGATTGTATCGCTGCTTTTAGCAGAGTATTAAACACACCCAACCAAACTTTACAGGGGAAATTAATTCGACTTGATAATGTAAATGGAACCATTCAACAGGTCGAATACAATGCAGAGGAATTAAAAATTGCTACAGACCAAAACATTGAAACCCGGTAAATGATAATCAAAGAAAAGTTTCCCAAAAAACTGCTTGTGGAGGGAAATGATGACCAACATGTGATCTGGTCCTTATGTGAACAATTTCAGGTTGCAGAATCATTCGATGTTATAGATTGCATCGGTATTAATAAATTGTTGGATCAAATTTCCATACGATTTAAGCAGTCTCAAATTGAAACTGTTGGAATTGTAATTGATGCAGATGTTGAAGTAGGTAAAAGATGGGCATCTCTCAGAACAATATTAAATGGTCAAGGCTTTACTGTGCCTGATGCATTGCCTCCCGATGGTCTGATACTTAGCCGGACTGATGGCAAAAGGATAGGCGTATGGATCATGCCAGATAATATGCTTAATGGAATGCTGGAGGATTTTATTTCCTTTCTGGTTCCCCCGATGACCAG encodes:
- a CDS encoding fibronectin type III domain-containing protein, encoding MKTPRLKLDFVRLSDPELEIKAQAIVAAMTDNTYFTTPVPALTVVNSHITAYATALSKALTRDKAEVANKNLMRSLLEKTLMDLAGYVTFTSGGSEAALVSSGFDLAKPAANLPPISVPDNFSVGNGVNEGEVVSSVDRVTGARSYIHEYTADPLTPTSEWTQQFTTVRKATITDLEPGKKYWFRVAAIGPRQQIAYTNVQLRMAA
- a CDS encoding single-stranded DNA-binding protein; the encoded protein is MYTLKNKVQLIGQIGSKPEARVTSTGKKWARLSLGSKVTYWNTAGKRTTEMQWHTLIAWGDLAELVKKYAVKGKNIAIEGKLINRDYIDKQGILRNVTEIILFNVELLKA
- a CDS encoding helix-turn-helix domain-containing protein, which translates into the protein MHVTYFLKLFLLSYIMSSQENSAIDQYAIDFVKKLMEEKEIDRQGIADILGLSRSFVRDVELGYNRAKYNLRHINALADYFGMSPREFLPEKAFPVDGVEERVVKAPVKKAAAKKAAVKKVAAKKVPAKKAGRNNR
- a CDS encoding AAA family ATPase — translated: MLDSLAIKNFRNLKDLTIPSLGKVNLITGKNNTGKSAILEAIAIYASRADMGVILQQLEDRGEYYNDGESKGDLTEILIRSFSSLFNNRFIGFDSKDAILIGPIQFPLLENRVFEDIPVSLRFRKYIDESNADAQGNVIFRGRIPVEEYSLGTFKSDAKIGLEIAVGFESFILPLDKKVSLYNVSRNRIYEGNFQFVKTGSLDREFNGRLFDKITLTEKERYVINALKFIEPFTDRIAFVEEVKGKRTAVIKLTGSVAILPLRSMGDGINRIFTIILAMVNAEGGYLLIDEFENGLHYTVQEQLWSIIFKLAQELNIQVFATTHSEDCIAAFSRVLNTPNQTLQGKLIRLDNVNGTIQQVEYNAEELKIATDQNIETR